The segment TAAAGAAATTTAAGACTCTTTATTTAAGTACCAGGTGAATTAGTTTAGTTAATGATTTGTGGGCTTTATTCGTTGGGAATGCCTAAGTGATTCGGAAATTGATTTTCAAAAATGTATCAAAAGGCTGTTATTCGACCGTCGTTAATTTTATGGTAGAAAATTAATTAGAGGTGAATCCATCCTTTTTGAAATTAGTGAATAAAAGGAAGTGAATATTTGATTATTATTAAATATCTAAGTAGCAATGGAAATGAAATAGGCGAACACCATTTTAATTCGAACTCTGTCGAAGAGGCTGTATCGTATGCAGAACTACAATTAAAAAGTGCTTTTATTTATACGAAATCAAATAATGATACGGAAATTACTAAATTTGATAGTAAATATGTTGCCGGATATAAATTAATCGTTACAGAAAAAGCGAAAGTAGCAGCAAGCCCATCTTAATATGAAGCCTTCCACTGAAAAATGTGGAGGGCTTTAATTATGCTGTGAACTTAATCGAAAGCCAACTAGTGGTACACCCCTTAAAGAATGGTTGGGTACTATTCAAAGAAAATCACTGATTCTATACAAAATGATGGGATTTCTTTATTGCTTAAATAGGAATGTTTGTTCTGTAATGAAGGGGTGACGAATTTTTTTAGAGGGAGTGTCTGAGCAATGTCGGCTAATTTTAAAAATCTATCTACAAATCAACGAGTATTTCGAGATACGACGAGCGAAAGATTAAATGTCATTAATGCTGCAAGGATTCAATTAAAGGTTATAGTTATAAAAGTTTATTAATACTTTATTGCCTTTTAATTCGTATAAAGACAGCCAGCTACCAGCGAATTCAGCGAAACATACATCACTTGAAAATGAGTGCTGCTTCTGAAGGGCAGCGATACGGTCCAAAATCTTCCTTTCAGCTTCTTTTTTAGTTTTACCTCTTCTAGTAACTTGTCTTCGCTTTCCAGTAGTTGGATTACGAGGACCCTCTCCAATACATCGCCACATATTTTTTTCGATTTTTTCGCAAAACATAATACATCACCTCATGCATATCACTAGTTGTTTCTAAATGTCCTTATAATGTATTACATATTTAATCGAATAGCTGTTCTAATATGGAACGTAGTATTTATTGCTTATGTATTTCTCTAAACGAATGTGAGCAAATTCATACTCAACATTGAACAGTTGCCGTACACGATGAATCGTTTGAGAAGTACAATCCATAAATTCCAATTGATTCAGCATAAATGTAGGCATGCAGGCATGGTACATAAAATTATTGGCTTTAAACCTCCTGATATTCACGGAATAGGGGAGGCATGTTAAATTGATCCCCAGTATGCAGCAATGGATGACACAGTTCATGGCAAAAATCTTGCCATTGTAATTGATTGCTAAGGTGACTGTCTATAAAAATAGCAGTCATATTATTGTATAAAATAGCTTCACTGGTTCGTTCCCAGTAGAATACTTTTATGTCCATAGCGTTTGGAATGGTCTTAATGTTTAACTGCAAGGGCTTTTGGATATCAATTAGTTGATAGAGTTTATGGATGAAATCTTCTAAATGACTATTAACCTTCATAAGTATAACCACCTTGTTAGGAATGTATGTTCTTTTTGGTGTACAATAAAACCCTACTATTTAGAGGTAGGGTTTATAATACTCTTGCATTTTGTAAGAATAATCGAATGAGTAATCCTGTTAATTTGATAGCGAAAAACATGGCATAAATGAATAACCATAATTCAAACAAAAAAAGATAAGTTAAATAAATAGGTTGTATATTGCCTAATTCATACAAATAGGGAGCAACTGTTGAGATTATAATTACACATCCCCATAATACTACTAAATACCAAAAAGGGAATAAAAACTTGTGCAATAGCCTGGTTTTCTCCAATGGTTCTAATACTTTTTGATTAAAAATAGTCATTGATACTGCTAAAGCAGCTATAACTATCCCAAATATTGATGCACTCATTCCAGAAATTCTATTATACAAGTCTTTTGCTATTTCAGGTGTGTAGACGTTGAAATCAGTTAGCTCAAAGCCGCTAAAAATATAATGAATGAAACCAATTAATAACAAAGAGTTTAAAAGAGTGAAGTTAAAAACTAATTTTGGCCCACTAATTCTAAACATACCAAAAAATGTAGTTTCTTTATATTTTGACTCCATTCCTTTTCTCAATGTTTACACCTCCCCGAAAATTCTCTTGATTTCTTCATGTACTTTTCCCAGTATACTGACTTTATCACTATCTCTGGTTTTTAAAAACCGAGGAAACTTTGCAGAAGTAGCTGATTTATATTTTTTCTTCTTTTTATTCCTATTTTTCCGTTTGCCTGGAACTTCAGATTCGATGTAACCTTTTACCTCAACTGTACCATAAGCACTTTCTGTTAATGATATACCACTTTCAATAGAATCTGTAAACTCCCCTGTTTCCTCTTTTTTATATTTTATGCCCTTTGCATTAGACATATTAATGTCCAATTGCTTCAAATTATTATCATTAATAATTCTTTCGAAATCATAATATTCTTTAGATCCGGGATTATTAGGTTTAATTAGATTGAAGTTTATATCTGTAACAACATCCAATTCTTTGAAAAAATCACGAATACTATTAACAGAAGTATATGGGATAACTTTTATATCACCAACTCTGGCATCAATTTCAATAATTTTTCTAAAGTTTTCTATGAATTTTTCAGAATCTATTTCAGTACATGTCCGATATGCAACAACCTCTTT is part of the Solibacillus sp. FSL K6-1523 genome and harbors:
- a CDS encoding ImmA/IrrE family metallo-endopeptidase; this encodes MKVNSHLEDFIHKLYQLIDIQKPLQLNIKTIPNAMDIKVFYWERTSEAILYNNMTAIFIDSHLSNQLQWQDFCHELCHPLLHTGDQFNMPPLFREYQEV
- a CDS encoding Arm DNA-binding domain-containing protein, with product MFCEKIEKNMWRCIGEGPRNPTTGKRRQVTRRGKTKKEAERKILDRIAALQKQHSFSSDVCFAEFAGSWLSLYELKGNKVLINFYNYNL